TTAAATTAAAATATTTTATTATTCTTTAGTTAATTTTTTAAATACTCCAGGTACTTCTCTACTGAAAAAGCAGCTATTGCACCCTCGCCACAAGCAGTAACGACCTGTCTCAACTTTTTAGCTCGAACATCCCCACATGCATAAATTCCATCAACTTTTGTTTTCATATCTTCATCAGTTGTTATATAACCTTTATCATTAACAAGTTTGCCATGAAAAGAACCAAGCGATGGGTAAGAAGGAGTATATCCAGTAAATATAAATACTCCCTGACAGGAAAAATCCCTTTCCTGATTTTTTTTGACATTTTTAAGTAAAACTTTTTCAACTTTATTGTTACCCTTTATTTCTAAAACAATTGAATCCCATATAATTTCAATTTTGTCATTTGCAAAGGCTCTTTCCTGAAGTATCTTAGTGGCTCGTAATTTATCCCTTCTATGGACTATATATACTTTTCGCGCAAATTTTGTTAAAAATAAAGACTCTTCTATTGCAGTATCTCCGCCACCCACAACAATTATATCTTTTTCACGGAAGAAGGCTCCGTCGCAAGTACCACAATAAGACACTCCTCTACCAGTATATTCTTTTTCTCCCGGAATACCTAATTTGCTTGCCTGTGCACCTGAAGCAATAATAATTGATTCGGCAGAATACTGCGTTAATTCAGTCTTAACCTGGAATAAGCTTTTTCCATGCTGATCTGTACTTAATATTTCTAAAACATCATTATTCTCTATTTTTAAGCCAAATCTTGAAGCTTGACTTACAAACTGCTGCATCAACTCAGGTCCGATGATCCCATCCGGGAAACCAGGATAATTTTCAATCATCTCGGTAAGATTAGCCTGCCCTCCAGGTAATCCTTTTTCCAATAATAAAGCACTAACCCTGGCACGACTAAGATAGATTCCTGCTGTCAGCCCTGCTGGCCCACCTCCAATTATAATTGTTTCATACCCATTATAGTGTTTATCTTTAATTTTTGATTCTTCCATTGTTTTTACCTCATTCTGTTAACAATATTTAAAAGTATCAGTTATTCTTTTTATTAAAGTTATCAGTTGGATTCCACTTTATTTCAATCAATCCATTTTTAAGAGAATCAATATCCTTTAAAGGAGAAAGCATTCCATGTAGTATGCTCTGATATAGTTTTGACATAAAAGGATTTAGATGAATTTTTCTTTTATTTACCTGAATCAAAAAATTTTCTTCAAAAGAATATTCACATTTTTCCCATGATTCTTTTCCTTGCATAATAGCACGGGCTAACCCATAACAATCCTTGTATCCACAGTCACCACAATTCATATCGGGTAGAAGAAAACCGTTTTCTTCAATTTGCTTTGACATGTAATCAATATCACTTTCATCTGTAATAAGATAATTAGCAATCTTATTCTTTTTTAATGAATTATCCATACCAGCAGTGAACAGAGTAAGGTCATCTTCAAGCTCTTT
The genomic region above belongs to Atribacterota bacterium and contains:
- the mobB gene encoding molybdopterin-guanine dinucleotide biosynthesis protein B, yielding MKAIGIIGYKKSGKTTLTMALAESLIKKGHSVAIIKHSSNNIEYGNTDTGLFMEKASTVALITPDNSEIIFKGQYKLKDIISHLSEDILLIEGFKSLKYFPKILCVRNENDKKELEDDLTLFTAGMDNSLKKNKIANYLITDESDIDYMSKQIEENGFLLPDMNCGDCGYKDCYGLARAIMQGKESWEKCEYSFEENFLIQVNKRKIHLNPFMSKLYQSILHGMLSPLKDIDSLKNGLIEIKWNPTDNFNKKNN
- the trxB gene encoding thioredoxin-disulfide reductase, whose translation is MEESKIKDKHYNGYETIIIGGGPAGLTAGIYLSRARVSALLLEKGLPGGQANLTEMIENYPGFPDGIIGPELMQQFVSQASRFGLKIENNDVLEILSTDQHGKSLFQVKTELTQYSAESIIIASGAQASKLGIPGEKEYTGRGVSYCGTCDGAFFREKDIIVVGGGDTAIEESLFLTKFARKVYIVHRRDKLRATKILQERAFANDKIEIIWDSIVLEIKGNNKVEKVLLKNVKKNQERDFSCQGVFIFTGYTPSYPSLGSFHGKLVNDKGYITTDEDMKTKVDGIYACGDVRAKKLRQVVTACGEGAIAAFSVEKYLEYLKN